DNA from Panthera leo isolate Ple1 chromosome D2, P.leo_Ple1_pat1.1, whole genome shotgun sequence:
cctgggtggctcagtcggctaagcgtctgacttcagctcaggtcacggtctcgcggtccatgagttcaagccccacgtcaggctctgggctgatggctcagagcctggagcctgcttccgattctgtgtctccctctctctctgcccctcccccattcatgctctgtctctctctgtctcaaaaataaataaacgttaaaaaaaaaatttaaaaaaaaaaaaggatactccTATCAACAAGAGGGTCCTACGTATCAGGACAGAACACCCTGTGCTGCAGTATCAGTCAGACCCCCGATCTCAGTGGCTACACCCAACAAAGGCTTATTTTTCACTTACGCTACATCTGGCTCAGGTTGGGGGGCTCTCCAGGCAGCAGCTCAGGATCTGTGCTCAGCCAGCTGGAACATGTGGCCTCCCGTGTTGCCACAGCAAGAGAAGAGAGGGCCTGAGGAATGTGTGGGATCATCTGGAGGACCAGCCCTTGACGCGGCTCACGTCACTTTAACCTACGTCCCACTGATCCGATCTGGGTCATGTGCCTCGACGGGCTGGCGAAGGTGGAGGGCATGTGGCCACGTGATGGGCACCAGGTCCCTGCTAGTCGTTTCCCCATCCTTTGACCTGCACAGTATATTCCAGAATACGTTGTCCTCTGATCTGATATGTGAGAAAACGGGCACCATGCATTACTCTGATTTGCCCTTATATGCTTTAGGCAATTGGCCTCAGCCTTTTTCTGCCGTTGTTCCCCTAGCAGATTATGTTCACATTCAAGACGCACTCCAGTGGGCTTGCCCCAATTTTCCCAGAAcccaaaaaaacattttgtggGGAAGCCctaagactttttaaattttggctcttattcataaaaacatataaagGCATGCaagtaataatataaaattagccGTGCAAAGATCTTTGCCAGCTGTGGTATGGAATGGATTGGCAGTGGTTCTGTGCAATTTCCTAGGCTCTCTGTAACTCCGCCTCCACTCTCGTTCATGGAAGCACAAGCCAAGTGAGGGAGAAGGTGGAATTCTAAGAACCTTGCGTCCATTCCAGTTGTTTTcaaaaggccttttttttttttttttttttttgcaaattttggTGCCTTAACTATTCTTAGTAACCTCACCATTAATTATAACCTGCGGTGTTTTGTTCAGTAAAGGGCTTTATGGACTAAATCAAAGGCTTGGAGGATAGATATACAAGGCACATGTGCTTGAATAGAAGGTTTATGTAAGAGGAGACCTGGAATTTGGGCTGGCATTGCAGGGTGATGTCAGATCGTAGCATGCCAAACAAAGGGGTGGTGAGGAATTCTGTTTGGTAGCCAGGAAGGATCCTGTAAAGTTGGGAGGGCAAATTGGTTTTATCTCACATGATGACCCGAATGGATTGGCATTGCAGTGAGAAGTGAGGCTACATCCAGTCTTAGCTGAAAAGGGGACGTTGATTGATTACTGATGTCTGCTTCGGGCGCAGGGCTGCTGAGTGGTGATGTGTGCCACGTATTGCCATCCCTGTACAGATGCTTCTTAAGTGGGCCAAGCTGTGAGAGTCAGACCGATGAAGCGGGGCAGGGCCAGCACTAGCTGGCGAGACAGGAGACCTACGTAGTCAAGTTTTGTCACCATCTACTTTGTATGCCTTGGTCTCTCTGAGCCTGAATTTCTACAGATGAAAAATGAGGAAGGGTGGATAAGAAAATCACCAAGTCCTGACATTCTGCAGTTTTAGGGCAAGAGCCATGTTCTTTCATGATCCATGGGGTGGTATGCAGGACAGATTTCTTTTGGACAGCCGGGACACCAGCTTCCACTGGAGCCCCTGTCTGGGCAAGTGAAGCAAAGCCCAGAGCAGGACTCAGCTCtgacccagcccagggccccaggtTCAGTGTGAGAGGTGTTGGAAGTGTCTTTGCTTACAGGCCTGGGACCATTCTCTGGGGCCCTGTATTTCACGAACCTGTTTTACACAGGCTCTGGGGTTTTACGCAGGATGTTTTGCCCACAGGGTGAGCAGGCCCCGATGAAGCGACTCTCAAATGGGGGTAGAGCGTGTGTTCCCCCTCATCCCCACAGAGCGAAACAGGGCGGGCTCCCCGAGAGTCTGtggcagccctgcccccaccaggctgGCCCTCAGCCCCATGGTCCACCTCGTGTCTGTGGCCCTCAGCTTCTCACAAGTTCTTGGCTGTCCGTGGCCGCTCAGGTGATACACACCTTCACCGTGGGCTGCttctactctgtctctgtcttggcTGAGGCAGAGCGCACGCCCGTAAGGAAGTCACAGAGGGGTCTGTTCCTGGGAGAGGAAGCTGGAGCCCTGGAATGTGAGCAAGCCCGAGGAGTAATGACAGCCCCAAGCTGCAGCAGGGAGCATCAGCCAGACGTTCGttcacttcattcttttattccttcccttcttccttcactCCCTGATGCATCTAGCAGCCCCCCTAGGCATTTACTCTCCTGTTAGACACTAAGCTTGAGATGCAGGGGGGCCTTGGTCCTTCCCAAGCCATCCTTGCTGATGTGGAATGGAACCTAGCTTGGACAGGCCCCTGGCTGGGCTTCTGCGTTCTCCAAGCAAAGATCACCTACCTCATGGGCAGGCCGGCGTTTGaactcctcctccctgccctgccctctgtcctgctctctggGGGATTCGGAGACAACTCACAGAAACCCTCCTTATGGGCTTTGGTGGCATGGCACGCTTGGGGCACCTCCTGGCCCCCCAGGGCTGTGGCCCACGGGTTGTTGGTGTAGAGTTCCCCACAGTGGGCTTCACGGCTCCCACGGAGCCCCCCCGTCCCTCAGCTTCTCTTCTCTGGGTGGCTCTTCCTCTGCTGGAGCAGCTGTGGGATCGGGGCCTATGACCGCTGTGGCCCAGCCCCCACTGTGCTCCTGGGCCCAGCAAGTGAGGGGAGTGGAGTTTTGCTGCCTGATGCAATGCCTGGCAGGGCCCGTCCCTTATCAGAGCTCCATTCACAGCAGACTCTAGGACCCCACCTCCTCctaggggaggcagggggaggctgggaggcatCCAAGTAGACAACTGTTGTCTAGTGAGGGCCCCTTgccaggcaggagggaggccTGAGCAGAAAGGCCCCTGAGGAAAGAGGAGGGCAGGAAAGCCGGTGCCTAGAGTTAGGGCCTCAGCTCGGCCCACTTCCTTTTCGGTGTTCCCTCACGAAGCTTTGCCTGGGCTACCCGTGGCGGGTTTCTGCCCTCCCATCATTAGCACATAGCTATACAGGCTTGAACTGAAAGCCCcgaggctcagtttcttcatccccAAATGACATCCCGGATTGATAATGATAATTCCAGAGACTGATGTATGTGAAACCCCAAAGCTTGAAATTTTGCCCATAGTACGCACTTGTAGTATTGGCCTGTAGTACACACTCAGCACATCCTTCTAGTACACACTCAGGGCACACACtcagcacacacatgcacatgctcataGCACGTGCACGGTTCACTCATTTAGGAAAcacctgctttctcttctccataCTTCCCATCCACGTAGAATGAGTAAGCACCTCACGGTGGGCTAAATGCTTTGGAAAAggcattcatccattcatccattcattcaacaagtgttaCGGAGCACCTGTCCTGTGCCCAGTACACACCCAGACTAGGGCACTGGGATTCTGGGCACAGAATAACGAAGGTGGAACAGACCGACAAAGCTCTCTTCTCATGGAACCCACTCCAGGGGCTGAAATAGGCAAGAAACAAGCACATTTCGGTCcaggaaggaaataaagcagGATGCTGAGAAGGGaaatgatgggggaggggagatggtcAGTGTGAGGTCGGTGGTCAGGGAAGGGCTCCGGAGGAGGACTCCAGAGCTGAGCACTGGGTATAACAGGGCCAAGGGCAGCTGTCCTACCACCTGCTGCATccaggcagagctgggctggcCTGTGCTTCTGGCCTCCTTCACTCTTGGCCCTGGTGCCCTGGAAACGGGACCTTGGCTGGCATCCCACCTTTGCCTTTGGCTGTCACATCACTTGCTGGGtgttgggggcggtggggggagggtatCAAGTACTCCCCCGGGAGGTGGCATCTCCCAAGAGGAGGAAAAGCTGCTTCGTTCTCCCCATGAGCTAAGCAAGGGTGCAGCACgggtttggggagggaggcagcaccAAGGTTTGACTAGTGTTCACAGCTGTCACAGACCTACTTCTTACTGACGGCCTCTGCCTAGAGCTCTGTCAGGTGACCGCCATCCTGGCCCCGTCTTCCTCCTTCATGACCCTATGACCTCCTGGCCTCTCTGGGGGTCTGGGGACCTCCTCTCCTGACTCCTGGGTCTGGGGACCTCCCACATTCCCCCTGGGACCGCCAAACCTCTCTCACCTGCGTGCCCACCATCCACTGGGCTTCCAAAGCTAAAGCTAGGGCCAGCCTGCTGGGACAGGGCAAAGGAGCCAACAGTCTGCCTTGTGTGTCATGTGGGAGAGAGTCCTCACCATTGCTTCTTCCTTTTAGGGCAATGCCGAGAAGGTTCTTGGGAACCCTGTATTTTtcgggggggggtgaggggactGGGATGGCAACTCAAATAGAAACCGTGCTtggtagggaggggaggagaaggtgcAGGAGCTTTGTCATCAAGGCAGCCAAACTTCTAATCTTACCAAAGACCCAGAAGGGAGACGACAGTGAAGGCAAgtccccccactccacccctgccTTTTCTCCCCTCTTGGATTTAATGAACGCTTACCATGCCCCAGATTCCATTCCCCACAGAAGCCTTATGTACAGGTTTTTCATGCTATAGGTGAAGaacccgaggcccagagaggttaagtcattcATACAAGGTTGCACAGCATGGCAGACATGCAGGAAAGACTAAAATCCAGGACTTCTGGTCTCAGCTCCTTCTGCTTCCCTCACATCATCAGACACAGGCAACTCTCAGCCAAGAGATGAGAGGGCAGAAAGTCAGATTTCAGTCCTTTTTGCCCTGCAGACTCTGTTGGGTCTCACCCTTCCAGAGCGACAGGCGGCCTCACACCCCACCCTGGGCTAAACAGGGTGTATGAGGAACCTGGCTCTGTCATTCTGCACTCATGCTGACAGcctgccaggcactgagccaggCATCAACTTTGAAAGGTTTGAAAagtagtggggtttttttggcagCTGATATATTCTGGGTACCATTTTAGATGCTAGTCTCTACTTCAAGGGGCACGGGGTCTGGGAAAGGAGGACAGACAGACCATCCGCTGGAAAGCCCAACCATATGGGCTACAGTGGGGGTGACTGGGGAGCACTGAGAGGCTCGAGTGACCTGATCTCGGGTGGGTGATGAGGGCAGCTGCTGGAGGAATCTtcgacaagttatttaacctctctcaaccccagtttcctcatctgtaaaatgggagagctGCTACCTAATAGGACTTCTGTAAGGATCTGATGAGGAAATGCCAATCAAGTGCTTAACACAGCACCTGGCAGAgtggtaagcactcaataaatttcAGCTACCACATCATTCCAGATGGCCCTTCCAACCAGAGCGTAAGCCCCATGAGGGCTGTGGGCCAGGTCTGCTTGTTCACTGCTTGTATCCCCAGTGCTTAGACCGGAggctggcacatagtgggtgctcaggAAATAGTTGTTTCATGAGTGTGTGGGGAAAGGCCCGGAAGAATTAGGAAGAGGCAGGAGTATTCCACTTGCCCTGGAGCTGACCCCACACCACTCTTCCCCCCTGGGCCCCTCTCCACCCAACCACATCCAGGAAGCCTCAGCACCACTCTACCCTGTGCAGCCAGGGCCCTCCACTCGGCTGCCGGGTTACACATCTGCCTCCTCGTATTGCAGAGCCCCTGCCCCACTGTGTTCCCCAAAGGACAGATGATTTGGCTGTCCCTCTAGCCACTTCCATTATGTGATGAAGGTCAACCCTAGGAcctgccttcctgccctccttctccctcacgtCAATGTCAGCTGCTTCTGTGGGAAAATCTACCTtttccagagggagagagatgatccTGGGTGCACTGTACCAGGTCATAAGATTTTTCCAAACTTGGAGCAGATAGTATCCCATGGATGAAGGTCCTTAAGGAAAAGGGGTAGATTATGGGATGAAGGGTGTTATGCTGGAATCGGGCTCATGATGCAggacaggtatgtgtgtgtgtgtgtgtgtgtgtgtgtgtgtgtgtgtgtgtagaaatgtATATACATCTTCCGCTGAGGGTCATTTGTTCCCTTATCCACTCTGTCATTTGGCAACCATGCATAAGTATGTCCTGTGTGCCTGGCCCAGTGCTAAGGGATAATGAGGGGCCTGGACAAACTCCCTGCACTCCACGAAGGACGATCAGCATTGAACAAGTCATTACAAGTGGGCTCACCTTATGACAGTCTCAGGCACTAATAGGAGTCTGCATGGCAGTGGGGCCAGGGGACCCTAACCTAGTCAGGGGGAGGCTGCTCCCGGAAGCTGAGACGTGAAAGGCTGAGGCCACGAGAAGGATTTTGGAAGGACCCAAGTGAAggatctaatatatatattaggctATTAACATCAGCGTTTATAGGTCcacctccatctttttttttttttttttttttttttggtatttgtaGTCTTTTGTTTCAAACATTTATAGTACATGGAACACTCTTCCATGCACTTGCCCTTGAGTTATGTGTGAGGTCAAAGGATAAATTCATGGAAGTGGGAGGAATTAATCAAAGGGCTGACTAGCGTTTTAAATGACTTGATTTGCTCTCTCATCTATGGGAGAGTGGCTCTGGGGCTTTGGCTGCCAAGCAGGGCCACGACCTTCAGAAGTTGGTGGGAAAACCCCTCTTCATTCCTCATCTCCAGACAAGGGTGTCCTGACCACCTGTCTCTTCACAGGACAAGGGTGTCCCCCACCTGAAGACGCGGAGCCAGGTCCTGAGCAATGCTCCTGAGCTGAGagcccacgccccccaccccttccccatggAGAAAGGACTCGCTTTCCCCCAGGACTGCCGGGACTTTCTGCACAGCCTGAGGATGAAGAGCAAATATGCCCTTTTCCTGGcttttgtggtggtggtttttgtcttcattgaaaaggaaaataaaatcatatcaaGGTGAGGGGTGCCAGCACACGTCTTCCTTatcagggaggggtgggtggaggctCTATGTCTTACAAAGGCAGCTCTTCAACCAGTCATCaccaggcccctcccctgcccaggcaGTGGGTCTTGCGCACGTCCTCATCACTGCTCAGGGGTAACACTTGGGCTCTGGATTCACGCAATTTGGGTTGGAATCCCGATTCCGGCCCTCACTAGCTGTGACAGCTTGGACAAAATCACTTTCTCTGTCTTaagttcctcttctgtaaaatatggGTAacgacggggcacctgggtggctccgtccgactcttgatttgggctcaggtcttgatctcacggttcgtgggatcgagccccacattgggctccatgctgacagctcagagcttggaattctctctctgtgtctctctctgcctttccccacttgttctctctctctctctcaaacacacacacataaagtaaataaatattttaaaaatatggctaaCAATGGGGTCTTCCtagtaaagattaaatgaggaaaTGTAAAACATTAACTCAGTGCCTGCACGCAGTTGGTATCTAGTATTTGCTGACCATGATTATTACTAATTTACTTCTTGGCTAGGATAAAGCCTCACATTATCAGCACACCTCCTATACCAGCCTGAAGCCATGGATGAGGGTGAGCCCATGGAAAGGCAGGGTTCTGGCACACATACCTGGTAGGTGGGGCTGCCTACCAGGTGCTGCCTCCCACGTGCAGTTGTTCAGGTTGTGTATTGCTAAACGCCAGGGGTGTGCACTCACCTCAGCTACACTGGGAATGCTGCCGCATGGAGTTGGCGGTGTACCTTTGTGTGCAGTAAGTGCCTCTGCTGGTGAGCCTGCTGGATgtacaaagatttcttagaccTGCTCTCCCAGCACAACCCCTGCAAGAAAGCATCAGCCACATGGATAGATTAGGAACTGGACTGTGCAGCAGGCAGTCACTGCCCCACCTGGGTTTCTCAGCATGAACTGTTCCAGTTCGTGCCCACGGGATCCTGCTGCAAGCCTCTGCAGCTCTCCACCAGAGAACTTTCTCTCCACCTGTACATCGGCAAGCCAGGAATGCAGGGAGTAAATGCCTCTGGGAGCAGCCCTCAGCCAAGGCCAGCTGGGAGCTTCATATCCCTTAGGCAAGAGAATCCTCAGGTGTGTCCTCCCAGGTGCCCTAGTGGGATTGGTTTGCTCACAGAGACAGCCCGCTCACCCTAGACCGACttttttcttcccacccctcttctctgcctctctgccagtTCTTTTTGTGATCATGTTCTAAATAAACTACTCGCACCCAAACCCTTGCCTCatggtctgcttctggggaaaccCAACTAAGACAGGCTTTGGGTGATCAGCCCTGCAGGCTGCTTAGGGGTGCCCAAGGGATGGAGTCCCCCGTCACTCACTGACTCcgatttctctctgtccccccagggTGTCAGACAGGCTGAAGCAGATCCCACAACCCCTGGCAGACGCCAACAGCACCGACCCAGCCCTCATCTTGGCCGACAATGCGTCCCTTCTGTCCCTGAGCGAGCTCGATTCAGCCTTCACCCAGCTGCAGGGCCGCCTGCGAAACCTCAGTCTGCAGCTGGGTGTAGAGCCAGCAGCGGAGGCCGCCGCCGGGGCCCAGGGGGAGGCGGAGGCCAAGGCCAAGGAGCCACCCCGACCCCGCGAGGCCCGGCCGCGGCGCCACGTGCTCCTCATGGCCACCACCCGCACCGGCTCCTCGTTCGTGGGCGAGTTCTTCAACCAGCAGGGCAACATCTTCTACCTCTTCGAGCCGCTGTGGCACATCGAGCGCACCGTGTCCTTCGAGTCGGGAGGCGCCAACGCCGCGGGCTCGGCGCTCGTCTACCGCGACGTGCTCAAGCAGCTGTTCCTGTGCGACCTGTACGTGCTGGAGCACTTCATCAGCCCCCTGCCGGAGGACCACCTGACCCAGTTCATGTTCCGCCGCGGCTCCAGCCGCTCCCTGTGCGAGGACCCCGTGTGCACGCCCTTCGTCAAGAAGGTCTTCGAGAAGTACCACTGCAAGAACCGCCGCTGCGGGCCCCTCAACGTGACGCTGGCGGCCGAGGCCTGCCGCCGCAAGGAGCACATGGCCCTCAAGGCCGTGCGCATCCGGCAGCTGGAGTTCCTGCAGCCGCTGGCCGAGGACCCCCGGCTGGACCTGCGCGTCATCCAGCTGGTGCGCGACCCGCGCGCCGTGCTGGCCTCCCGCATGGTGGCCTTCGCCGGCAAGTACGAGGGCTGGAAGAAGTGGCTGGCCGAGGGGCAGGCgcggctgggggaggaggaggtgcaGCGGCTGAGGGGCAACTGCGAGAGCATCCGGCTGTCGGCCGAGCTGGGCCTCCGGCAGCCGGCCTGGCTGCGCGGCCGCTACATGCTGGTGCGCTACGAGGACGTGGCGCGCTGGCCGCTGCAGAAGGCGCGCGAGATGTACCGCTTCGCCGGCATCCCCCTGACGGCGCAGGTGGAGGACTGGATCCGGAGGAACACGCAGGCGGCCCAGGACGGCAGCGGCATCTACTCCACGCAGAAGAACTCCTCGGAGCAGTTCGAGAAGTGGCGCTTCAGCATGCCCTTCAAGCTGGCGCAGGTGGTGCAGGCCGCCTGCGCCCCGGCCATGCACCTGTTCGGCTACCGGCTGGCGCGGGACGCCACCTCCCTCACCAACCGCTCCGTCAGCCTGCTGGAGGAGCGCGGAACCTTCTGGGTCACGTAGGGGGGCCCGCGGCCGCGCGCGCCCCTCCTTGTGAAAGGCCCGCCCTGCCTTCCTCGCACCACCCCCCAGTCCCCCCCGCGGGCGGTGACACGGTGGCTCTCGCCGAgggcgggcggccgggcggcGGCCACGCGCGGGGCAGGCCGCCCTTCCGCCGTAGAAGTAGGCCCCCCGCCAGCTAGCTCCCCCACTGCAGCCTTGGGCCCGGGGTCTCTCACCGAGAACAGGACAGTGCCCGTCCGTGAGGGCCGCCAGACACAGACCTGAGGGGCTGCGGTCTCCTGAGCAGGCTCCCCGCAGGCCTGGAACTTTTGACaagccttttttttctctgtcactgtctctgtctctctctctctctctctcacacacacacacacacaagcatacacCCAAAACTACATAAATGCCTGTAGACCCCGTGGGCCAGAGTCCAGATGTTTAACCCGAAGGGGCTTTGGGCACCCACCAGCCGCAGTCAGACCTCCTGCTGTACTCACTGTTCACCTGACAGTCTCTGGATTTCTACACAATCCAGTGTGGAATCTGCATGGGTctgaggggaggggctggaacaGCCCAGAATGTCAGAGGATGACAGCCAGGGCTTATCAACCAAGAATGATTCAGTATTTTCATGAATGGAATCGCTGTGCGGGTCACTGACATCAGCCCTGCGTAGAACTACAAAGCACACATACACGTGTAAAAGACAGATACCTACATATaccagacagacacagaaacatCATAGAAACACAAGTCCACACACCTACGCACATACCCACCACAGGCTTCCCTGTTGCTTTATGCCCACGGAATTGAACTATCACACACCTAAAGAGCAGCCTTTAGTTacagttttagaattatttagGGACATGGAAGGAAACACAGTCATGGGCCATGACCCTGTTCTGACCAGGTTTAGGACTGAGCGGTGGATACGGAACCTCCGAGTCTGCGGCCCCTGCCCGCCTTAGATTCTCCTGGCTACCTCCTCTGGCCCATTCACATCCTCTCTGCTGGCAGGCAGGATGTTTTGAAATGATGTGGCCAGTCCTCACATGACTGCAGCCCAAAGGCCCCGGCCCAGCTCCACTGGCTCCCTGAGAGCGAGTCCATATTTGAAGGCTGCCTCAGGTCTGACTGGAGGCAAAAGGCAGCTGAGGAGTCCTGCCATTTCCATCCAGGCCTCGTGTGGGGCAGCGCCCAGAAGAGTGCAGAGTGCCCTTGGGGGAGAAGTCACATCAGGATACCCCTCCCCCAAGAAGACAGGAGACAGAG
Protein-coding regions in this window:
- the CHST3 gene encoding carbohydrate sulfotransferase 3 translates to MEKGLAFPQDCRDFLHSLRMKSKYALFLAFVVVVFVFIEKENKIISRVSDRLKQIPQPLADANSTDPALILADNASLLSLSELDSAFTQLQGRLRNLSLQLGVEPAAEAAAGAQGEAEAKAKEPPRPREARPRRHVLLMATTRTGSSFVGEFFNQQGNIFYLFEPLWHIERTVSFESGGANAAGSALVYRDVLKQLFLCDLYVLEHFISPLPEDHLTQFMFRRGSSRSLCEDPVCTPFVKKVFEKYHCKNRRCGPLNVTLAAEACRRKEHMALKAVRIRQLEFLQPLAEDPRLDLRVIQLVRDPRAVLASRMVAFAGKYEGWKKWLAEGQARLGEEEVQRLRGNCESIRLSAELGLRQPAWLRGRYMLVRYEDVARWPLQKAREMYRFAGIPLTAQVEDWIRRNTQAAQDGSGIYSTQKNSSEQFEKWRFSMPFKLAQVVQAACAPAMHLFGYRLARDATSLTNRSVSLLEERGTFWVT